GAGCCCGCGATAAACAGCGATGGCCTTTTCCCGGCAGGTATTATAGCCGCAGGCCCCGCAATTGAGCTCATCCTCGGGCCTAGTCTTGTTAAGCTCCCGCAGTATCCTCTGGATATCAGCTTCACCGGGGACGGGCAGCTTGACGCTCTTATCACCATATGCGCGGCGCGCCACTATCTCCGGGAAGGAAGGGTCCCCCTTTTGTCGTGCCTCTTGCCCTTCCTGTCCCCGCTGCCTCTCTTGCCCTTCACGCCCCTCATTCCCCTCGCGCTGCCCTCTCCTTGCGAAATCTACGACAACCTTCCTCCGGACATAGCTCACCAGGGGGCTTGTCATCATGGGCCCATTGATACAGCCCTCGCAAAAGAGCATGTCGACAAACTCGGGATTCGCCGCCCCGCGGGAGAGCAAGTCCAGGAACTCGAGGCAGTTATCCTTTCCCTCTACAACAACGATGTCGTTTTCCATCATGTCGGCCCGCATCGCCGCGCTCTTCAAGAGGCCGCCCGAAACCGGGTAGAGCCTGCCCAGGGAGGCTGTGGAACCGTCAAACGAAGCTGGCTCAAGGGCCTGGGGCTTTATCCCGGCGGAGCCAAGCATCCTCTTGAACTCCTGAAACGTCAGCACAGCATCCACCGCATCGCTGACGTCCTCATCCAGGATCTCGCTCTTCTTGGCAACGCACGGGCCGATAAAGACAACCTTGACCAAGCTATCGCCTGTATCATAACCCACGTTGTCAGTAATGTCGCTATCAACACCGTCATTGACACCATTATTGACACTGCCATTGACACCGCCACCGGCGGCGCCAATGGCGGCACTACAAACGGCGTCCCTTTCACCCTGAAATTTTTGTCCCTGGGCCTTTTGCTTCTGGGCCTTGATCATCCTGCCGAGCGCGACCATGGGCGAGACGACGGGAGCGAGCCTGGGGATCAGGTTCGGGTATCGCTTCTCAACAAGGTTCACCACCGCAGGGCAGGGCGTGCTTATCATCCCACGGGCGCGGTTCGCCGTCTTGAGCAAGTCAACATACTCCTGGGTTACCCTGTCCGCGCCCCAGGCCACCTCATAGACCGCGTCAAATCCAAGCTTCTTAGCGGCAGCTACAACCTGGCCCGGGCGGCAACGCGGGAATTCGGCGACGAACGATGGAGCAAGGGCCGCGATAACTTCCCCATCTCTAGTCCCATTCCTGCCTCCATCCCCATCCCCATCCCTATCCCTATCCCTATCCTCATCCCTATCCCTGAAGAACCCCGCGACCCTTTCGGTGTCGTCCTGGATCCGCTTGGCGTTCTGAGAGCAGACGCGGACGCAGTGCCCGCACGAGATACAGAGCTCCGGGATGACCTTTGCTTGCCCGTTTTCGACCTTTATAGCCTTTACGGGGCAGTTGCGTATGCACGAGTAGCACCTCTTGCACTTGCCCTCAATGGTTGTGACGATCTCCACCATGGCTCCGGCTTCACTCCCCTCGTTCCCCTCGATTCATAATTCTATCATTTTGCGGGGAAAAAGGTAAGGGGACAGCAAAACGCCAAAGCGCAATAGCGCGCGCCCCTCCATTCCATCCGGCGGGCTCTTGCGCACAGGCCTGACAAAGGATGCGAAGGTTAAGGTTATTGTAATGAAGCTGGGAATATAGTAGGATTATGTTTGACCGAAAATCGCTACATTGCCAAGCTACAAATTCAACTCTCAGTAAGAATGCGAAGTAAGAATGCGAAGGAGAGAACTCAAGTGCAGCATAGGGTGACACTCATTCCCGGCGACGGGACAGGCCCTGAATTGACGGAGGCGGCTGTGAAGGTGATAGAGGCGACAGGCGTGAAAATTGACTGGGACGTCCAGGAGGCGGGCGCGGATGTGATCGATAAATACGGCACGCCCCTGCCCGATCATGTCCTCGACTCGATAAGACGCAACCGCGTCGCACTAAAGGGGCCTATAACCACGCCCATAGGAACGGGCTTTCGCAGCGTCAATGTGGCCCTGCGCCAGGTTTTGAACCTATATGCCTGTGTAAGACCCTGCAAGAGTTATCCCGGCGTGAGGTCGAGGTATAGCGGCATCGACCTCGTGTTGATAAGGGAAAATAGCGAGGACCTCTACGCCGGCGTTGAGTTCGACCTGGGCTCCCCGGAGGCGAAGCAGATAATCGGCATGGCCCGCGGGAAGATCCGGGACGACTCCGCGATCTCCATAAAGCCTATATCGCGAACGGCCTCCGAGCGGATCGTCAGGTTCGCCTTCGAATACGCCCTCGCAAATGGCCGTAAGAAGGTCACAGCCGTGGCGAAGGCGAACATTATGAAGTTCACTGATGGCCTCTTCTACCAGGTCGCGCGGGAGGTTGCAAAGGATTACGAAGGCCGCATAGCGTACGAGGAGCGGCTTGTCGACAACATGTGCATGCAGCTAGTCCAGGTGCCGGAGGCATATGATGTTCTCGTCCTCCCAAACCTTTACGGCGATATCCTCTCCGACCTCGCTGCGGGGCTGGTCGGCGGGCTCGGCGTCGCGCCGGGGGCCAACATCGGCGACGGCGTGGCGATATTTGAGCCGACCCACGGCTCAGCGCCGAAATACAAGGGGCTCAACAAGGTCAATCCCACGGCCCTCATCCTGTCCGGGATGCTGATGCTGCGGTACCTTGGGGAACGCGAGGCAGCAGGCCGCATCGAACGCGCCGTAGCAGCGGTCATCGCTGAGGGCAAGTATGTAACATATGATATGAAAGCAGATCGGAATGACCCATCCGCTGTGGGAACCCGAGAGATGGCAGATGCAATAATCGCTAGTATGAATCAATAAGCGCCAGCATGGGTTGAATGTTGTTGAACATTATTGTTAAACATTCGTGATGGCTCTGATATCTGTTGATCCTCATGCTGCCCGCGGCTATACCAGCACCCGTGGCTAAACCAGCTCGTGGCATCATGTCTAGACAGGTAGGGGGATGAAAATGCCTATATGCCTGTGCTAAAAATGCCCGAATTGAAGATCTGTATATTTATGAAGCATCCTCCATCTGGTCAGGATATGAGAATAAAAGTTAACTGCAATACAGAAATATAACCCCGATCGGGGTTATATTTTTAAATATTAGATACGCTACTAGATATGCCACTCAAGTTTGCATGTGACTGACATGATTTCATGGTGCAGTGTATAAGTCAGAAGTCAGCGCGTATAGCGTGAGGTCAGCGTGCACAGCGTATAACGCGTACAAGCTTTTGCTCCACGACTCTCACAGCGGGCGTGCGCCGCCTGCGGCGCCCGCCCGGCCAGCATCAGGAGGTGGCACCATGCAGTATAGGGATTTCGGGAAAACGGGTGTAAAGGTATCAGCCCTTGGCTTCGGGGCGATGCGGCTCCCGCAATCGGAGAAAGACGCGATCGATCTCCTCCGGCAGGGCATGGATCTCGGTATAAACTACATAGATACGGCCTTCGTCTACGGTGAGAGCGAGATCCGCGTTGGTAAGGCTGTGAAGGGGCGCCGTTCCGCGGTATACATTTCAACCAAGAACCCCATCAAGAACGCCTTGGGCACGACCTGGATGAACCAGCTCGACACATCGCTCAGGCGCCTGGATATGGATTACGTAGATTTCTACCATATGCATTCAATCACGCTCCAGGACTACGAGAGCAAGATAACGGCGCCACGCGGCCCACTGGAGGCCGCGGCAGAGGCGAGGCAACGCGGCAAGATACGATTCTTGAGCTTCTCGAGCCACGACAAGCCCGAAAACGTAATCAAGATTATAGACTCAGGGGTATTTGACACCATGCTGGTCCAGTATAACCTCCTCGACCGGCAATACGAGGGGGCCATAGCGCATGCCCACGCCAAGGGCCTTGGGGTTGCGATCATGGGCCCGGTTGGCGGGGGAAGGCTGGCGGCACCCTCCGAGGCGATCCAGCGCATGATCCCGGGGGGCACGAAAAGCAGTGCCGAGATGGCGCTCAGGTTCGTCCTGGCGA
This sequence is a window from Bacillota bacterium. Protein-coding genes within it:
- a CDS encoding PAS domain-containing protein, which translates into the protein MVEIVTTIEGKCKRCYSCIRNCPVKAIKVENGQAKVIPELCISCGHCVRVCSQNAKRIQDDTERVAGFFRDRDEDRDRDRDGDGDGGRNGTRDGEVIAALAPSFVAEFPRCRPGQVVAAAKKLGFDAVYEVAWGADRVTQEYVDLLKTANRARGMISTPCPAVVNLVEKRYPNLIPRLAPVVSPMVALGRMIKAQKQKAQGQKFQGERDAVCSAAIGAAGGGVNGSVNNGVNDGVDSDITDNVGYDTGDSLVKVVFIGPCVAKKSEILDEDVSDAVDAVLTFQEFKRMLGSAGIKPQALEPASFDGSTASLGRLYPVSGGLLKSAAMRADMMENDIVVVEGKDNCLEFLDLLSRGAANPEFVDMLFCEGCINGPMMTSPLVSYVRRKVVVDFARRGQREGNEGREGQERQRGQEGQEARQKGDPSFPEIVARRAYGDKSVKLPVPGEADIQRILRELNKTRPEDELNCGACGYNTCREKAIAVYRGLAENKMCLPYLINELEKTNEEIAALRDYNRNIVESITEGIIVVDRNCMITTFNDAGGRVSALSGGRAVVGRYLPDALPGLGTEEFMRALDRAIRQARPVEITGFKYEIEDRTVIVNVKMYPLRNGTSNVHGAVVITEDVTEKKRLEDKLAQSDKLAALGQLAAGVAHEINTPLSLISGYTELLLNELKGGGAAVKRLGIIAEEVDRIAEIVRSLLSFARPAPRTSEKCKVNEAIRRTLSLVERQMTYRGIELLVDMAAEELDPEVLADQGELEQVFLNIVLNAIQAMRGGGRLAVATRVVDRQRQQHDAAAGSGPGPVAEAGAPPAPVRAEAAGAAVAGITVAGAAPLRTAPAGPACDESLEAGQAESPGRAGAGAEVDRWLEVEFTDTGCGIPEENLSRIFDPFFTTKEVGQGTGLGLSVSYGIVKKYGGSIRVTSKVNKGSTFVVELPLSR
- a CDS encoding isocitrate/isopropylmalate dehydrogenase family protein, with the translated sequence MQHRVTLIPGDGTGPELTEAAVKVIEATGVKIDWDVQEAGADVIDKYGTPLPDHVLDSIRRNRVALKGPITTPIGTGFRSVNVALRQVLNLYACVRPCKSYPGVRSRYSGIDLVLIRENSEDLYAGVEFDLGSPEAKQIIGMARGKIRDDSAISIKPISRTASERIVRFAFEYALANGRKKVTAVAKANIMKFTDGLFYQVAREVAKDYEGRIAYEERLVDNMCMQLVQVPEAYDVLVLPNLYGDILSDLAAGLVGGLGVAPGANIGDGVAIFEPTHGSAPKYKGLNKVNPTALILSGMLMLRYLGEREAAGRIERAVAAVIAEGKYVTYDMKADRNDPSAVGTREMADAIIASMNQ
- a CDS encoding aldo/keto reductase yields the protein MQYRDFGKTGVKVSALGFGAMRLPQSEKDAIDLLRQGMDLGINYIDTAFVYGESEIRVGKAVKGRRSAVYISTKNPIKNALGTTWMNQLDTSLRRLDMDYVDFYHMHSITLQDYESKITAPRGPLEAAAEARQRGKIRFLSFSSHDKPENVIKIIDSGVFDTMLVQYNLLDRQYEGAIAHAHAKGLGVAIMGPVGGGRLAAPSEAIQRMIPGGTKSSAEMALRFVLANPAVSVALSGMGTPQMLTENVATASRTEPLNAEEIKRVQDILDEKKRLAELYCTGCKYCMPCPNDIDIPGNFLYMNYYRVYSLKDYAREQYAKLSFPGDTRQQGDSEPRGLRAECCLECGECEPKCPQHIPIIQQLKEVARKLGTGAAQQT